One stretch of Zingiber officinale cultivar Zhangliang chromosome 6B, Zo_v1.1, whole genome shotgun sequence DNA includes these proteins:
- the LOC121992295 gene encoding pyrophosphate--fructose 6-phosphate 1-phosphotransferase subunit alpha-like translates to MMDSDYGLPRELSDLQMHRALYQPELPPCLQGTTVRIEFGDTTTAANPTDAHVISQVFPHTYGQPLAHFLRPTANVPDAHIIVEQPSIRVGIVFCGRQSPGGHNVIWGLYNAIKTHNPNSSLLGFVGGTEGLFAKKTLEITDDALSTYKNQGGYDLLGRTKDQIRSTEQVNATILACKELKLDGLIIIGGVTSNTDAAQLAETFAELKCPTKVVGVPVTLNGDLKNQFVETNVGFDTICKVNSQLISNVCTDALSAEKYYYFIRLMGRKASHVALECTLQSHPNLVILGEEVTSSKSTIFDITKQICDSVQARAEKDKYHGVVLIPEGLVESIPELYALLQEIHVLHRRGVSVDDISSQLSPWASALFEFLPPFIRKQLLLHPESDDSAQLSQIETEKLLAQLVETEMNKRLKEGTYKGKKFNAICHFFGYQARGSLPSKFDCDYAFVLGHVCYHILAAGLNGYMATITNLKNPVNKWKCGAAPITAMMSVKKHWSCHPGVTSIGKPVIHPATVDLKGKAYESLRNNFSTFLMDDIYRNPGPLQFDGPGADAKPITLCVEDKDYMGRIKKFQEYLDEVRSIVKPGCSQEVLKAALSAMAYVTEALTLMSSSPNVQKQHSELLFSP, encoded by the exons ATGATGGATTCTGACTACGGATTACCCAGAGAACTCTCGGATCTGCAAATGCACCGTGCGCTGTACCAGCCGGAGCTTCCGCCATGCCTTCAG GGCACTACAGTTAGAATTGAGTTTGGAGATACAACAACTGCTGCTAATCCCACTGATGCACATGTCATTAGCCAAGTATTTCCACACACATATGGGCAACCATTGGCACATTTTTTAAGGCCTACTGCCAACGTTCCAGATGCACATATCATAGTGGAGCAACCAAGTATTAG GGTTGGTATAGTATTTTGTGGGAGGCAATCCCCTGGAGGTCACAACGTCATTTGGGGTCTTTATAATGCTATCAAAACTCATAACCCTAATAGTTCATTGCTTGGGTTTGTTG GAGGTACCGAAGGATTATTTGCAAAGAAAACTTTGGAAATAACTGATGATGCCCTATCAACTTATAAAAATCAAG GTGGCTATGATTTACTTGGCCGGACAAAAGATCAAATAAGATCAACTGAGCAAGTGAATGCTACAATTTTGGCCTGCAAGGAATTGAAGCTAGATGGTCTCATCATTATTGGAG GAGTTACTTCCAACACAGATGCTGCTCAGCTTGCGGAGACATTTGCCGAGTTAAAATGTCCAACAAAG GTGGTTGGGGTTCCTGTAACCTTAAATGGAGATCTAAAGAACCAATTTGTTGAAACAAATGTTGGGTTTGACACAATATGCAAG GTTAACTCACAACTGATTAGCAATGTATGCACAGATGCTCTCTCAGCCGAAAAG TATTATTACTTTATTCGCCTGATGGGCCGCAAGGCTTCCCATGTAGCTTTAGAATGTACTCTCCAGTCACATCCCAATCTG GTCATCCTAGGGGAGGAGGTCACATCATCTAAATCTACAATTTTTGATATTACAAAACAAATATGTGATTCAGTCCAAGCCAGGGCAGAGAAGG ACAAATATCATGGCGTTGTCCTTATTCCGGAGGGGCTTGTGGAGAGTATACCAGAATTATATGCGTTGCTTCAG gaaattcaTGTTCTTCATCGCCGAGGAGTGTCTGTTGATGATATTTCATCTCAACTTTCACCTTGGGCATCTGCTCTATTTGAATTCTTGCCGCCATTCATCAGGAAACAG TTACTTCTGCATCCAGAATCTGATGACTCTGCACAGCTTTCCCAA ATTGAGACAGAGAAACTTCTTGCACAGTTAGTTGAGACAGAAATGAACAAACGTTTG AAAGAAGGTACCTACAAGGGAAAAAAGTTCAATGCTATCTGCCACTTTTTTGGATATCAAGCTCGAGGATCCTTACCATCAAAATTTGATTGCGACTATGCCTTT GTTCTTGGCCATGTGTGCTATCACATATTAGCAGCTGGTTTGAATGGGTACATGGCTACCATTACAAATCTTAAAAATCCTGTGAACAAGTGGAAATGTGGTGCTGCTCCAATTACT GCAATGATGTCTGTGAAGAAACATTGGTCATGTCATCCCGGAGTCACCTCAATTGGAAAACCTGTCATCCATCCTGCCACAGTTGACTTGAAAGGAAAAGCATACGA GTCACTAAGAAACAACTTTTCAACGTTTCTGATGGACGATATTTATAGAAACCCAGGACCTCTCCAATTTGATGGACCTGGTGCCGATGCTAAACCTATCACATTGTGTGTTGAAGATAAAGATTACATGGGCAGGATCAAAAAGTTTCAGGAATACCTTGATGAG GTAAGAAGCATTGTGAAGCCCGGCTGCTCACAGGAGGTCCTCAAAGCAGCTTTAAGCGCCATGGCTTATGTGACTGAAGCCTTGACTTTAATGTCTTCCTCTCCAAATGTGCAGAAACAACATTCAGAGCTCTTATTTTCACCATGA